In one Sphingobium indicum B90A genomic region, the following are encoded:
- the nadB gene encoding L-aspartate oxidase, translated as MPITTYDVVIIGSGAAGLTAAINLAQDRKVVVLAKGALDGGSTNWAQGGIAAVLDAGDSFEAHIEDTMVAGAGLNDRSTVEFVVSEAPAAIERLAELGVPFNGGEEFGERWHLTREGGHSHRRIVHVDDATGHAVQVALLKAARANPNITLLEDRVAVDLITSRHGERYSGDGHVWGVYAFNKQSGHVDAILGRATILCTGGAGRTYLFSTAPRGATGDGIAMAWRAGCRVSNMEMNQFHPTCLYNLEVKNFLITEAVRGEGGHLKLPPGVPGGGERFMPRFDKRAELAPRDVVARAIDHEIKRLGLDYVHLDISHKPPEFVRTHFPTIYARLLDLDIDITKEPIPVVPAQHYTCGGVVIDLDGRTDLPGLYAAGEVTESGLHGANRLASNSLLECFVFGEAAARHIRAHWDELPAPPPVRPWDESRVTNSDEEVIVQHNWKEIRRFMWDYVGIVRTTKRLERAQHRIDLLAKEVDEYYGHFRVTPDLIELRNLLEVARLVVRSALHRKESRGLHYTLDYPNMLPQAVDTVLAP; from the coding sequence ATGCCCATCACCACCTATGACGTCGTCATCATCGGTTCCGGCGCGGCGGGGCTGACGGCCGCCATCAACCTGGCGCAGGACCGCAAGGTCGTGGTGCTGGCCAAGGGGGCGCTGGACGGCGGGTCCACCAACTGGGCGCAGGGGGGGATCGCCGCCGTGCTCGACGCCGGGGACAGTTTCGAGGCGCATATCGAGGATACGATGGTCGCCGGCGCGGGGTTGAACGACCGCAGCACCGTCGAATTCGTCGTTTCCGAAGCCCCCGCCGCCATCGAGCGGCTGGCGGAACTGGGCGTGCCCTTTAACGGGGGCGAGGAATTCGGGGAGCGCTGGCACCTGACCCGCGAAGGCGGCCACAGCCACCGGCGCATCGTCCATGTCGACGACGCCACCGGCCATGCCGTGCAGGTCGCCCTGTTGAAGGCGGCCCGCGCCAATCCCAACATCACCCTGCTGGAGGACCGGGTCGCCGTCGATCTGATCACCAGCCGCCATGGGGAGCGCTATTCGGGCGACGGCCATGTCTGGGGCGTCTACGCCTTCAACAAGCAGAGCGGGCATGTCGACGCCATTTTGGGCCGCGCGACCATCCTCTGCACCGGGGGCGCGGGGCGGACCTATCTCTTCTCCACCGCGCCCAGGGGCGCGACCGGGGACGGCATCGCCATGGCCTGGCGCGCGGGATGCCGCGTCTCCAACATGGAGATGAACCAGTTTCACCCGACCTGCCTCTACAATCTGGAGGTCAAGAATTTCCTGATCACCGAGGCCGTGCGCGGCGAGGGCGGGCATCTGAAGCTGCCCCCCGGCGTGCCCGGCGGCGGGGAGCGGTTCATGCCCCGCTTCGACAAGCGCGCCGAACTGGCGCCCCGCGACGTGGTGGCCCGCGCCATCGACCATGAGATCAAGCGGCTGGGCCTGGACTATGTCCATCTGGACATCAGCCACAAGCCGCCGGAATTCGTGCGCACCCATTTTCCGACCATCTATGCGCGCCTGCTGGACCTGGACATCGACATCACGAAGGAGCCGATCCCGGTCGTCCCGGCGCAGCATTATACCTGCGGCGGGGTGGTGATCGATCTGGACGGGCGCACCGACCTGCCGGGCCTCTATGCGGCGGGGGAAGTGACCGAGAGCGGGCTGCACGGGGCCAACCGCCTCGCGTCCAATTCGCTGCTGGAATGTTTCGTCTTCGGGGAGGCCGCCGCCCGGCATATCCGCGCCCATTGGGATGAACTGCCCGCGCCCCCGCCGGTCCGCCCGTGGGACGAAAGCCGCGTCACCAATTCCGACGAAGAGGTCATCGTCCAGCATAATTGGAAGGAAATCCGCCGCTTCATGTGGGACTATGTCGGCATCGTCCGCACCACCAAGCGGCTGGAGCGCGCCCAGCACCGCATCGACCTGCTGGCGAAGGAAGTGGACGAATATTACGGCCATTTCCGCGTGACGCCCGACCTGATCGAATTGCGCAACCTGCTGGAGGTGGCGCGGCTGGTCGTGCGTTCGGCGTTGCATCGCAAGGAGAGCCGGGGGCTCCACTATACGCTCGACTATCCGAACATGCTGCCGCAGGCGGTGGATACCGTGCTGGCGCCTTAG
- a CDS encoding endonuclease domain-containing protein produces the protein MRESDASPPPAGGRGLGGGQARPFRSRNTPRAKSLRNEASPPERFLWQRLRNRQLNGHKFSRQMPLGPYFCDFLCREAKLIIELDGSTHDDSAEYDARRDACCRELGFTVLRFQNAEVIGNIEGVLSHIMAALVQAHPQPLPPAGGE, from the coding sequence GTGAGGGAGAGCGATGCCTCTCCCCCTCCCGCAGGCGGGAGGGGGTTAGGGGGTGGGCAGGCGCGACCCTTCAGAAGCAGGAATACGCCTCGCGCAAAATCCCTGAGGAACGAGGCCTCTCCGCCTGAGCGGTTCCTTTGGCAGCGCCTGCGCAACCGCCAACTCAATGGCCATAAATTCAGCCGCCAGATGCCGCTCGGTCCCTATTTCTGCGACTTCCTCTGTCGCGAAGCGAAGCTCATCATCGAACTGGACGGCTCCACCCACGACGACAGTGCGGAATATGACGCCCGCCGCGACGCCTGCTGTCGCGAACTGGGCTTTACCGTCTTGCGCTTTCAGAATGCGGAAGTGATAGGGAATATCGAAGGCGTGCTGTCGCATATCATGGCAGCCCTCGTGCAAGCCCACCCCCAACCCCTCCCGCCCGCGGGAGGGGAGTAA
- a CDS encoding ABC transporter ATP-binding protein, translating into MTDTFPSPAPQAAIEITNLSKVYKGGKRALDNISLSIPRGQIYGLLGPNGAGKSTTINILAGLVNKTGGSARIWGFDIDQNPRNAKNSIGIVPQEIVFDPFFTPFETLENQAGYYGVPKDRRRSMELLRAVHLEDKADAYARTLSGGMKRRLLVAKAMVHSPPILVLDEPTAGVDVQLRQQLWAYVRELNRQGVTIVLTTHYLEEAEELCDRIGIINHGKVITDKPTRELIAMAQEKVVQVTVDRDIATPPADPCFEKVELSDERTLTITYMKNRANAGQVLSAVQASGLSIVDVVTRDPDLEDVFLNLTAAA; encoded by the coding sequence ATGACCGACACTTTCCCCTCCCCCGCCCCGCAAGCCGCCATCGAGATCACAAACCTTTCCAAGGTCTATAAGGGCGGCAAGCGCGCGCTCGACAATATCAGCCTCTCGATCCCGCGAGGGCAGATTTACGGCCTGCTGGGGCCGAACGGCGCGGGGAAATCAACCACGATCAACATTCTCGCAGGGCTGGTCAACAAGACCGGCGGCAGCGCCAGGATATGGGGCTTCGACATCGACCAGAATCCCCGCAACGCCAAGAACAGCATCGGCATCGTGCCGCAGGAGATCGTCTTCGATCCCTTCTTCACGCCGTTCGAGACGCTGGAGAATCAGGCGGGCTATTATGGCGTGCCCAAGGACCGCCGCCGGTCGATGGAATTGCTGCGCGCCGTGCATCTGGAGGACAAGGCGGACGCCTATGCCCGCACCCTGTCGGGGGGCATGAAGCGCCGGTTGCTGGTGGCGAAGGCGATGGTGCATTCGCCGCCGATCCTGGTGCTGGACGAACCGACCGCCGGCGTCGACGTGCAGCTTCGGCAACAGCTCTGGGCCTATGTGCGGGAATTGAACCGGCAGGGCGTGACCATCGTGCTGACGACCCACTATCTGGAGGAAGCCGAGGAGCTGTGCGACCGCATCGGCATCATCAACCATGGCAAGGTGATCACCGACAAGCCGACCCGCGAACTGATCGCCATGGCGCAGGAGAAGGTGGTGCAGGTGACGGTGGACCGCGACATCGCGACGCCGCCCGCCGACCCCTGTTTCGAGAAGGTCGAACTGTCGGACGAGCGCACGCTGACCATCACCTATATGAAGAACCGCGCCAATGCCGGGCAGGTGCTGAGCGCCGTGCAGGCGAGCGGGCTTTCCATCGTCGACGTGGTGACGCGCGATCCGGACCTGGAGGATGTGTTCCTGAACCTGACCGCGGCGGCGTGA
- the purN gene encoding phosphoribosylglycinamide formyltransferase: protein MTKAKVGVLISGRGSNMAALLYAAKHPSCPYEIVLVAANDPEAPGLALAAAEGVATFGQSHKGMKRAEFDAVIDAELRKAGAEYVALAGYMRLLSPEFVAGWEGRMLNIHPSLLPKYKGLDTHQKALDAGDTHAGCSVHIVTAELDDGPVLGQTEVAILPGDTAESLAARILIAEHQLYSRTLADFVTRERQPEWLLNKVRERALALPQADEVTSHGMPCFGIEKGKKFAYFTQDRHGDGVIAILVKTTAPEEQAMLIESDPARYYRPAYFGDGWVGIRLDLGDTDWDQIGERLHRSWREVAPRKLTALLDAADEF, encoded by the coding sequence ATGACCAAAGCCAAAGTCGGCGTTCTGATTTCCGGGCGCGGTTCGAACATGGCGGCCTTGCTTTATGCCGCCAAACATCCGTCCTGCCCCTATGAGATCGTGCTGGTCGCGGCCAACGATCCCGAAGCGCCCGGCCTGGCGCTGGCGGCCGCCGAGGGCGTCGCCACCTTCGGGCAGAGCCACAAGGGGATGAAGCGCGCCGAGTTCGACGCCGTCATCGACGCGGAACTGCGCAAGGCGGGGGCGGAATATGTGGCGCTGGCGGGCTATATGCGCCTGCTCTCGCCGGAGTTCGTCGCGGGGTGGGAGGGGCGGATGCTCAATATCCATCCCAGCCTGCTGCCCAAATATAAGGGTCTGGACACCCACCAGAAGGCGCTGGACGCGGGCGATACCCATGCGGGCTGCTCCGTCCATATCGTCACCGCCGAACTGGACGACGGGCCGGTGCTGGGCCAGACCGAAGTCGCGATCCTGCCCGGCGACACCGCCGAGAGCCTGGCGGCGCGCATCCTGATCGCCGAGCATCAGCTTTATTCCCGCACGCTGGCCGATTTCGTGACTCGCGAGCGGCAGCCCGAATGGCTGCTGAACAAGGTGCGGGAGCGCGCCCTGGCCCTGCCGCAGGCGGATGAGGTGACGTCGCACGGCATGCCCTGCTTCGGGATCGAGAAGGGCAAGAAATTCGCCTATTTCACGCAGGACCGTCATGGCGACGGCGTGATCGCCATCCTCGTCAAGACCACCGCGCCCGAGGAGCAGGCGATGCTGATCGAAAGCGATCCGGCGCGCTATTACCGGCCCGCCTATTTCGGGGACGGCTGGGTGGGCATCCGGCTCGACCTGGGGGATACGGACTGGGACCAGATCGGCGAGCGGCTGCATCGTAGCTGGCGGGAGGTGGCGCCGAGGAAGCTCACCGCCCTGCTGGACGCCGCCGACGAATTTTAG